A genomic region of Chryseobacterium sp. KACC 21268 contains the following coding sequences:
- a CDS encoding T9SS type A sorting domain-containing protein, whose protein sequence is MKRFINVFIMLCITVLYKAQNNPFPIVCLHEDISAHGDNHNNNIAAGTNCGNTSPYFNNNSLYLPKISDDVIYIKLNFIFLTKPDGTGNYEQNNLEHTQFLDDIISGINYRLANLGSPTSECEGYGNVNLTDTRVRVLVNKIWKVDPAWDLLQTGYNPNNGPLGGTMPLYPPSQNYYYTYLDNDASIPEGINIVFSNNGETYNDFMNGLYSNYPTGPKDQWAASESPNNYNLSSKLRQYFPDFYNKYLWMKHFVVGNPTWGSPTWETVRSWGLGSSGGFLHELGHNFDLPAHYGVCGSNIMSYYQGTRDYLSNSNISQLYRMASISNVRQYFTKDSFKNTSIAVTNNQTWDLNFRLYSNVQIDSNSSLRATCKIIMAPESRFVVRNGSNFIIEAAEIASANNLSWNGIKLEGSGYLLINPNTLIDTNNFYAYADNSFFQTGEIADLQSGRSEKVLTENAIVDKNYKIYPNPTGDFINIETQSKISKVEVYNLLNRVFYPSYNGNKVDVRSLPAGNYVLRIYTGSEVKTVNFIKK, encoded by the coding sequence ATGAAAAGATTTATTAATGTTTTTATTATGCTCTGTATAACAGTATTATACAAGGCGCAAAATAATCCTTTTCCAATAGTTTGCTTGCATGAGGATATTTCTGCTCACGGAGATAATCACAATAATAATATTGCTGCAGGCACCAATTGTGGAAATACATCTCCATACTTCAACAACAACAGTTTATATCTGCCTAAAATTTCTGATGATGTAATTTATATTAAGCTAAATTTTATTTTTCTGACAAAACCAGATGGAACAGGTAATTATGAACAAAATAATTTGGAACACACTCAGTTTTTGGATGATATAATAAGTGGAATAAATTATAGATTAGCCAATTTAGGTAGTCCAACGTCAGAGTGTGAAGGCTATGGAAATGTCAACTTGACAGATACCAGGGTGAGAGTACTTGTAAACAAAATATGGAAAGTAGATCCAGCCTGGGATTTACTACAAACCGGTTACAATCCCAACAATGGGCCTTTAGGTGGAACAATGCCTCTATATCCTCCATCTCAAAATTATTATTATACTTATCTTGATAATGATGCTTCAATTCCTGAAGGTATAAATATAGTATTTTCAAATAATGGGGAGACATATAATGACTTTATGAATGGACTATATAGCAATTACCCAACCGGACCAAAAGATCAGTGGGCGGCCTCAGAATCTCCTAATAACTACAATTTGAGTAGTAAACTTAGACAATATTTTCCTGACTTTTATAATAAATATTTGTGGATGAAACATTTTGTTGTGGGAAATCCAACTTGGGGAAGTCCAACTTGGGAAACAGTAAGATCTTGGGGACTTGGTTCCAGTGGCGGATTCTTGCATGAATTAGGTCATAATTTTGATTTGCCTGCACATTATGGTGTATGTGGCTCTAATATTATGAGCTACTATCAGGGAACTCGTGATTATCTTAGCAATTCAAATATCTCGCAGCTTTATAGAATGGCTTCGATCTCCAATGTAAGACAGTATTTTACTAAAGATTCCTTTAAAAATACGAGTATTGCTGTAACAAATAATCAGACATGGGATTTGAACTTCAGATTGTATTCAAATGTTCAGATTGACAGTAATTCGAGCTTAAGAGCGACCTGCAAAATTATAATGGCTCCAGAAAGCAGATTTGTTGTAAGAAATGGCAGCAACTTTATAATTGAAGCGGCAGAAATTGCATCAGCAAACAATTTATCGTGGAACGGGATAAAGCTGGAAGGAAGTGGCTATCTTCTAATAAATCCAAATACACTAATTGATACCAATAATTTTTATGCCTATGCAGATAATAGTTTTTTCCAAACCGGAGAAATAGCCGATCTTCAGTCGGGAAGATCAGAAAAAGTATTAACTGAAAATGCCATCGTGGACAAAAATTATAAAATTTACCCTAATCCAACAGGGGATTTTATCAACATTGAGACGCAAAGCAAAATATCAAAAGTTGAGGTCTATAATTTATTAAACAGAGTGTTTTATCCTAGTTACAATGGTAATAAAGTAGATGTAAGGAGCTTGCCAGCAGGTAACTATGTCCTTAGAATATATACTGGTTCAGAGGTGAAAACCGTAAATTTTATTAAAAAATAA
- a CDS encoding DUF4385 domain-containing protein, protein MSNDKPNYLDFKSEDYFWKPGIDYRKYPEKYRVGKGEQGVLICEPYKSEMGKYWRFKNSEIAAESSEKIFDQFLTYLEQNDFVGADMARKYLQMGFTRARRYFNYKGGKKYDADNDYKLKERGTGDPEKAKAAEIFYKKWKEAEENPVYAEMKVQWKKDLG, encoded by the coding sequence ATGAGTAATGACAAACCAAATTATCTGGATTTTAAATCTGAAGATTATTTCTGGAAGCCCGGTATTGATTACCGCAAGTATCCGGAAAAATACAGGGTTGGCAAAGGAGAACAGGGGGTCTTGATCTGCGAACCTTATAAATCGGAAATGGGTAAATACTGGCGTTTTAAGAATTCAGAGATCGCTGCAGAAAGTTCTGAGAAAATTTTTGATCAATTTCTAACATACCTTGAACAGAACGATTTTGTAGGAGCTGATATGGCTAGAAAATATCTTCAAATGGGCTTTACAAGAGCAAGACGTTATTTCAATTACAAAGGCGGTAAAAAGTATGATGCCGACAATGATTACAAACTTAAAGAACGAGGTACCGGAGATCCTGAAAAAGCCAAAGCTGCTGAGATATTTTATAAAAAGTGGAAAGAGGCAGAAGAAAATCCAGTTTACGCAGAGATGAAGGTCCAGTGGAAAAAAGATCTGGGATGA
- a CDS encoding FAD-dependent oxidoreductase, with amino-acid sequence MKRDGLNKSFWEISSETEIQPTVNRTDYDTVIVGAGITGITLAKELQNRGRSCLLIEKENPGFGTTGGTTAHINNFFDASYDEIISDFGKESAILLADAAKESMLHIKQNIIRYHISCEYNDCSSFLFSAEDNQMEKLEKILESHQQVGIETTQTYSIPFGLEFKKAIEIKGQAQFHPLRYINKLLKEYVKRGGAVATGSQVTDHQNKDGVITIRTDNHSTYTAKNLVWATHIPPGNNRFSVMLAPYRSYVVTVKLSNPVHSMAQAADLYDPYHYMRYHKSNDDHYLIVGGFDHKTGDEDDTEKPFQDLMAYVNDNFTYQEVAAKWSSQFYQPADGLPYIGRMPGEDNIYIATGFTGNGMTFGTMTSLIIPDLLDDKESELAKLLSPARIKPLASAAGLFDEVFNASVHFIKDKFSADKIEELKEIKAGTGRIVKFEGKTYAAYRDQKAAIHLLSPICPHTGCTVKWNPSEVSWDCPCHGSRFDINGKLLNGPALKGLTPLTDQRE; translated from the coding sequence ATGAAAAGAGATGGACTAAATAAAAGCTTCTGGGAAATATCTTCGGAAACTGAAATACAACCAACGGTTAACAGAACAGATTACGACACCGTTATTGTCGGCGCCGGAATTACCGGAATTACTTTAGCTAAAGAATTGCAAAACCGTGGACGCAGCTGTCTTCTAATAGAAAAGGAAAACCCAGGTTTTGGAACTACTGGCGGCACCACTGCACACATCAACAATTTTTTTGACGCATCCTATGATGAGATCATTTCAGATTTCGGTAAGGAATCTGCCATACTTTTGGCAGACGCTGCTAAGGAATCTATGCTGCATATTAAGCAAAACATCATCAGATACCATATCTCATGTGAATACAACGATTGCAGTTCATTTTTGTTCAGCGCCGAGGACAATCAAATGGAAAAGCTGGAAAAGATATTGGAGTCACATCAACAGGTAGGGATTGAAACAACACAGACTTATTCCATTCCCTTCGGACTGGAATTCAAAAAAGCGATTGAAATAAAAGGTCAGGCACAATTCCATCCTTTGCGATATATCAATAAACTGTTAAAAGAATATGTTAAACGTGGCGGTGCTGTTGCAACTGGCAGTCAGGTGACGGATCACCAGAACAAAGATGGTGTAATAACCATCAGAACAGATAATCATTCCACATATACTGCTAAAAATCTGGTGTGGGCAACACATATTCCACCAGGAAACAACCGTTTTAGTGTGATGCTGGCTCCCTACCGCAGCTATGTCGTTACTGTTAAACTTTCCAATCCGGTCCATTCTATGGCGCAGGCAGCCGACCTTTATGATCCCTATCATTATATGAGATACCACAAATCAAATGATGATCATTATCTGATTGTCGGGGGCTTTGACCACAAGACAGGCGATGAAGATGACACCGAAAAACCTTTCCAAGACCTGATGGCTTACGTAAATGATAACTTTACATACCAGGAAGTTGCCGCAAAATGGTCTTCGCAATTTTATCAGCCCGCCGACGGATTGCCATACATCGGCAGAATGCCCGGAGAAGACAATATTTACATAGCAACCGGCTTTACGGGTAACGGGATGACATTTGGCACGATGACATCACTGATCATTCCGGACCTGCTTGATGATAAGGAATCGGAACTTGCGAAGCTTTTATCTCCAGCACGTATCAAACCGTTAGCAAGCGCAGCCGGTTTATTTGATGAAGTTTTCAATGCCTCGGTACATTTTATCAAAGATAAATTCTCAGCTGATAAAATAGAGGAACTTAAAGAAATCAAAGCAGGGACTGGCAGAATCGTCAAGTTTGAAGGCAAAACTTATGCAGCTTACCGGGATCAAAAAGCAGCAATACACCTTCTAAGCCCCATATGTCCCCATACTGGCTGTACAGTTAAGTGGAATCCCTCTGAGGTATCGTGGGACTGCCCTTGCCATGGGTCACGATTCGATATCAATGGTAAACTGCTGAATGGTCCAGCACTTAAAGGTCTTACACCACTAACTGATCAGAGAGAGTGA
- a CDS encoding DUF4142 domain-containing protein, with the protein MALIAIISCEKKETTNANSSVDSSAVTADTTVTMTDSTAVPPTTNQSSSNLTAQDKKFADAAAQGGMAEVMLGELSSSSGTHASVKSLGAMMAKDHGKANEELKSWASATGYTLPSSVNAEQQKTYDELKTKKGAEFDRMFADVMVNDHKKVLAAFKKESTEGSEASLKSFATKTVPALEHHLMESEKTKSAVK; encoded by the coding sequence ATGGCACTGATCGCAATTATATCTTGCGAAAAGAAAGAAACAACAAATGCAAACAGTTCAGTTGACAGTTCAGCGGTAACTGCTGATACCACCGTTACGATGACCGATTCCACAGCGGTACCTCCCACAACTAACCAGAGCAGTTCTAACTTAACAGCTCAGGACAAAAAATTTGCTGATGCAGCTGCACAGGGTGGGATGGCAGAAGTGATGCTTGGGGAGCTTTCCTCATCAAGTGGAACCCACGCTTCGGTAAAATCTTTAGGTGCTATGATGGCAAAGGACCACGGCAAAGCTAATGAGGAACTCAAAAGCTGGGCTTCGGCAACAGGATATACATTACCAAGCTCAGTCAATGCTGAACAACAGAAGACCTATGATGAGCTAAAAACTAAAAAAGGCGCTGAGTTTGACCGTATGTTCGCGGATGTAATGGTTAACGATCACAAAAAAGTTTTAGCAGCATTTAAGAAAGAATCTACGGAGGGTAGTGAAGCATCCCTAAAATCATTTGCTACAAAGACTGTTCCCGCTTTGGAACACCATTTAATGGAGTCCGAAAAAACAAAATCGGCTGTCAAATAA
- a CDS encoding serine hydrolase: protein MNKKWAYFTATFAATVSLIYISGYGYIFKAIITNFKRGSLTPSNDDGEKFPAHPVTNQQAQAFAKDDSYNSTVLSENLLKDLRKTGTSSLVMIRNNKIVIERYWKDHQAFCPQNSFSMAKGILAMLVGCAIDDGYITSENQLISEFLPNYKHSTYGKYLTIKHLLTMQAGMDWDEEYHHPFAPNSKQYFVDDLSEQTLSVKVKEMPGKKYDYQSVSAQLLGLALKKAIGQELADYLSKKIWQPLGMEFPAKWSIDEKGLEKAFCCIHASPVDFAKIGQLVLQDGNWKGIQIISKSYLQRMLTPTNENDAFCYSVWADDDHKLKHRFFYGFLGQFIIIVPETKMVIVKTGLSNQLKFDQKLRPCQVRLLIDELKDVI from the coding sequence ATGAACAAAAAATGGGCGTATTTTACCGCAACCTTCGCAGCAACGGTTTCTCTGATTTATATTTCAGGATACGGTTATATTTTTAAAGCGATCATTACCAACTTTAAGCGGGGATCTCTAACTCCTTCCAATGATGATGGTGAAAAGTTCCCTGCTCACCCTGTTACAAATCAGCAAGCCCAAGCTTTTGCAAAGGATGATAGTTATAATTCCACTGTGCTCTCAGAAAATCTGCTGAAGGATCTGAGAAAAACAGGAACATCTTCACTGGTTATGATCCGGAATAACAAAATTGTTATTGAACGGTACTGGAAAGATCATCAGGCATTCTGTCCTCAAAATTCTTTTTCAATGGCTAAAGGTATTCTTGCAATGCTTGTAGGCTGTGCAATTGATGATGGATATATTACATCTGAGAATCAGCTTATATCTGAATTTCTTCCAAACTATAAGCACAGTACTTATGGGAAATATCTGACAATCAAGCACCTTTTGACGATGCAGGCTGGGATGGACTGGGATGAGGAGTACCACCACCCTTTTGCGCCCAACTCCAAACAGTATTTTGTTGACGATCTTTCAGAGCAGACTTTAAGTGTAAAAGTTAAAGAGATGCCTGGAAAAAAATATGATTATCAAAGTGTTTCTGCACAATTATTAGGGCTGGCTTTGAAAAAAGCTATAGGACAAGAGCTGGCAGATTACCTCTCCAAAAAAATATGGCAGCCGCTAGGAATGGAATTTCCCGCAAAATGGAGTATAGACGAGAAAGGTCTCGAAAAAGCGTTTTGTTGCATCCATGCTTCTCCTGTGGATTTTGCAAAGATAGGTCAATTGGTATTGCAGGATGGAAATTGGAAGGGCATACAGATCATTAGCAAAAGTTATCTTCAAAGGATGCTCACACCTACAAACGAAAATGACGCTTTTTGTTATTCTGTCTGGGCAGATGATGACCACAAATTAAAACACCGTTTCTTTTATGGATTCCTGGGTCAATTCATTATTATAGTCCCCGAAACGAAGATGGTCATTGTGAAAACCGGTCTGTCTAATCAGTTAAAATTTGATCAGAAGCTGCGACCCTGTCAGGTGCGTCTATTGATTGATGAACTGAAGGATGTGATATAG
- a CDS encoding gluconolaconase, with protein sequence MAFCIVSNKNNIMKKIVSCILLAGCTVAIPDQPTARIEFNAPETYPEGIAYDSISDVYFVSSARLGNIGKVTPAGLYSTVITDPTFKSSYGVKVHPDGKRVFACIGDANYSKFSTPETKKKMARLVGIDMSTGKKTDDVNLANLVPGNHFPNDLTFDGQQNAYITDSFANVIYKVTPAGKASVFAESPMFKTEGVGLNGIVYHPSGYLLVISGGTGNIYKIDLSKPKNITKVSTDQFFMNGDGLLLTADDKLVVVQNGGSDKIYELSSTDNWSSAKVSASTLGADRFTYPSTATKARDKVWIMNAKFSELTDSTNVPSKKFAIQHARLMPLPK encoded by the coding sequence ATGGCGTTTTGTATAGTATCAAACAAAAATAACATTATGAAAAAAATAGTATCATGCATCCTTTTGGCTGGCTGTACAGTTGCCATACCGGATCAGCCGACTGCCAGAATAGAATTCAATGCACCCGAAACATATCCTGAAGGTATTGCTTACGACAGTATTTCTGATGTGTATTTCGTTTCTTCAGCTAGGCTGGGAAACATTGGTAAAGTTACGCCTGCAGGCTTATACAGTACCGTCATAACAGATCCGACATTTAAATCGAGCTACGGCGTTAAAGTACATCCAGACGGAAAGCGTGTATTCGCATGTATTGGTGATGCCAATTACAGCAAATTCAGCACGCCTGAAACCAAGAAAAAAATGGCCCGTCTGGTCGGTATAGATATGTCAACAGGGAAGAAAACAGATGATGTAAATCTGGCAAATTTAGTTCCCGGAAATCACTTTCCCAATGACCTGACTTTTGACGGTCAGCAAAATGCCTACATCACTGATAGCTTTGCCAATGTGATTTATAAGGTAACCCCGGCTGGAAAAGCGTCCGTCTTTGCAGAAAGTCCGATGTTCAAAACAGAAGGTGTGGGTTTGAATGGTATTGTCTATCATCCTTCCGGTTATTTACTAGTTATTAGTGGTGGCACAGGAAACATATACAAGATTGACCTCAGTAAGCCGAAAAATATTACAAAGGTGAGCACTGACCAATTTTTTATGAATGGTGATGGATTATTGCTTACTGCTGATGACAAACTTGTGGTGGTACAAAATGGAGGTAGTGATAAGATCTATGAACTGAGTTCGACGGACAACTGGTCATCTGCAAAGGTGTCAGCTTCGACATTAGGAGCAGACCGATTTACATATCCATCCACTGCTACAAAAGCAAGAGATAAGGTTTGGATAATGAATGCCAAGTTTTCCGAGCTCACGGACAGCACAAACGTTCCCTCTAAAAAATTCGCAATACAGCATGCGAGACTAATGCCTCTTCCAAAATAA
- a CDS encoding PQQ-dependent sugar dehydrogenase — translation MKNKTILKMMPFVGAFVFSNISAQRGVPPKEVTTITHSTNYAEHLDFLPEMVSLLKVPSGWKVSIAASGLGKPRMLYYTPNGDLYITRRDTGDVLLLKDPNGDGQFEEIKTVVAEFKGVHGITMKDGWLYLCNNNELRRYQMNADGTLGLSQMLFKDMPSAGQHPNRTMDFGPDGKLYISIGSLCNDCKESDKEAATMIQVDPLTWKRSIFASGLRNTIGFDWSPANNELWGVDNGGDAKGDDWPPEELNNIKEGKNYGYPFAYAKKEVDKSREDPAGNSKEKWVETTESSVMEFQAHMAPLGFQFFPAGSSYSGYALVNWHGSWNRSKSVGFKVQKIKFSNGQPVAAEDFLTGFLQGKTRFGRPAGLAITQTGTVFISDDANGVLYSIKQK, via the coding sequence ATGAAAAATAAAACTATTTTAAAAATGATGCCCTTTGTTGGTGCTTTTGTATTTTCGAATATATCAGCCCAGCGCGGCGTTCCCCCAAAAGAAGTGACAACAATTACGCACTCTACAAACTATGCGGAGCATTTGGATTTTCTTCCGGAAATGGTCAGCCTTTTAAAAGTACCTAGTGGCTGGAAAGTTTCAATTGCAGCATCAGGTCTCGGCAAGCCGCGAATGCTTTATTACACACCTAATGGTGATCTTTATATTACAAGACGTGATACAGGTGATGTCCTTCTTTTAAAGGATCCCAACGGGGATGGCCAGTTCGAAGAGATAAAAACTGTTGTAGCAGAATTCAAAGGTGTTCATGGTATTACGATGAAAGATGGTTGGCTCTATCTATGCAATAATAATGAATTACGACGGTATCAAATGAATGCTGATGGAACATTAGGTTTGAGCCAGATGCTCTTTAAAGATATGCCAAGTGCAGGACAGCATCCTAACAGAACGATGGATTTTGGACCGGATGGTAAACTTTATATTTCAATCGGATCGCTATGTAATGATTGTAAAGAATCCGATAAAGAGGCAGCAACTATGATACAGGTCGATCCTTTAACGTGGAAACGCAGCATTTTTGCATCAGGTCTCAGAAATACAATTGGTTTTGACTGGAGTCCAGCAAACAACGAATTGTGGGGCGTGGACAACGGCGGTGATGCGAAGGGAGACGACTGGCCGCCTGAAGAGCTTAACAACATCAAAGAAGGTAAAAATTATGGCTATCCCTTTGCCTACGCCAAAAAAGAAGTCGATAAGTCCCGAGAAGATCCGGCTGGTAACAGCAAGGAAAAGTGGGTGGAAACAACCGAGTCATCAGTTATGGAATTTCAAGCCCATATGGCACCACTCGGATTTCAGTTTTTTCCTGCCGGTTCGTCATATAGTGGTTATGCGCTTGTCAATTGGCATGGATCGTGGAACAGAAGTAAATCGGTCGGCTTTAAAGTACAGAAGATAAAATTTTCGAATGGTCAGCCAGTGGCGGCAGAAGATTTTCTTACTGGTTTTCTTCAAGGAAAAACGAGATTTGGAAGACCTGCTGGTCTTGCCATAACGCAGACAGGAACAGTGTTTATTTCGGATGACGCCAATGGCGTTTTGTATAGTATCAAACAAAAATAA
- a CDS encoding catalase, translated as MKKKDFSDEKLHQLENHTTDNSDQALTTNQGLKISNNQDSLKSGERGPSLLEDFILREKITHFDHERIPERIVHARGSGAHGTFKLNKSLAKYTKAKFLSEEGKETPVFVRFSTVAGSAGSTDLARDVRGFAIKFYTEEGNYDLVGNNIPVFFIQDAMKFPDLVHAVKPEPDNAIPQAASAHDTFWDFISLMPESMHMIMWAMSDRAIPRSYRMMEGFGVHTFKFINEAGKMHFVKFHFKPKLGVHSVAWDEATKISGKDPDFHRRDLWDAIENGAFPEWDFGVQIIPEEDEHKFDFDLLDPTKLIPEEEVPVELVGTLTLNRNPDNFFAETEQIAFHPGHLVPGIDFSNDPLLQGRLFSYTDTQLSRLGSPNFHEIPINRSINTVHNNQRDGHMRQQISKGKVSYEPNSIGGGCPFQAMWKDGGFASQEERVDGHKVRARSESFVDHYSQAKLFYNSQSAPEKKHLQNALIFELSKVTIPAIRERVVGQLAFINKDLAALVAKKVGVGVTKLKQPNGSIPADADPKTLQSAEKEPLTKSSDALSMKNTVKDSIKSRVIGFIMEDGVSAAEVNSLKSKLESKGAMIQVIAGSLSPVTGDDGSSFTPKHSLTSTASVCFDALYVCSGKKSAENLLNEDNKPGTILFVNEAYKHCKAIYFGTDTDEIYKASQVSKKTHEDPAIIISGSKSSDETFINAVANHRVWELEMERNNPS; from the coding sequence CTGTTGGAAGATTTTATCCTAAGAGAAAAAATTACCCATTTTGACCACGAAAGAATTCCTGAAAGAATTGTTCACGCAAGAGGTTCAGGAGCGCACGGAACTTTTAAACTTAATAAAAGTCTTGCAAAATATACGAAAGCTAAATTCTTGTCAGAAGAAGGGAAAGAAACACCGGTTTTTGTCCGTTTTTCTACCGTTGCAGGAAGTGCAGGGAGTACAGATCTTGCTAGAGACGTGAGGGGTTTTGCTATAAAATTTTATACGGAAGAAGGTAATTATGATCTCGTCGGAAATAATATTCCTGTATTTTTCATACAGGATGCAATGAAATTTCCCGACTTGGTTCATGCTGTAAAACCTGAACCAGATAATGCTATTCCACAGGCCGCATCAGCTCACGATACGTTTTGGGATTTTATTTCATTGATGCCGGAAAGTATGCATATGATTATGTGGGCGATGAGTGACAGGGCAATTCCGAGAAGCTACAGGATGATGGAAGGTTTTGGAGTCCATACTTTTAAATTTATCAACGAAGCAGGCAAGATGCACTTTGTGAAATTCCATTTTAAACCAAAATTAGGTGTTCACTCTGTGGCTTGGGATGAAGCAACGAAGATTTCTGGAAAAGATCCGGATTTCCATAGAAGAGATCTTTGGGATGCGATTGAAAATGGTGCTTTTCCGGAATGGGACTTTGGCGTGCAGATCATTCCAGAAGAAGATGAACACAAATTTGATTTTGATCTTCTGGATCCAACCAAACTGATTCCTGAAGAGGAGGTACCGGTTGAGCTGGTGGGAACACTCACGTTGAATAGAAATCCGGATAATTTTTTTGCAGAAACTGAGCAGATCGCTTTCCATCCGGGACATTTGGTTCCAGGGATTGATTTCAGTAATGATCCATTGTTGCAGGGCAGATTATTTTCTTATACCGATACACAGCTGTCTAGATTGGGATCGCCAAATTTCCACGAGATTCCGATCAACAGATCAATCAATACAGTTCACAACAATCAACGCGATGGCCATATGCGTCAGCAGATTTCGAAGGGTAAAGTAAGCTATGAACCGAACTCAATAGGAGGCGGCTGTCCATTTCAAGCGATGTGGAAAGACGGCGGGTTTGCATCTCAGGAAGAAAGAGTAGACGGACATAAGGTAAGGGCAAGAAGCGAGAGTTTTGTAGATCATTACTCTCAAGCAAAATTATTTTATAACAGCCAGTCTGCTCCGGAAAAAAAGCACCTTCAAAATGCCCTGATATTTGAATTGTCAAAAGTGACCATTCCTGCAATCCGTGAAAGAGTAGTCGGGCAATTAGCTTTTATTAATAAAGATTTAGCAGCTTTGGTAGCCAAAAAAGTAGGTGTTGGAGTTACAAAACTAAAACAGCCTAATGGAAGTATTCCAGCAGATGCAGATCCAAAAACGCTTCAAAGCGCCGAGAAAGAACCGTTAACAAAGAGCTCTGATGCTTTAAGTATGAAAAATACGGTTAAGGACTCAATAAAAAGCAGAGTGATTGGTTTCATTATGGAAGATGGTGTCAGTGCTGCGGAAGTCAACTCTTTAAAATCGAAATTAGAATCGAAAGGTGCTATGATCCAGGTTATAGCTGGAAGTTTATCACCGGTTACAGGAGATGATGGCAGTAGTTTCACCCCAAAACATTCTTTGACAAGCACTGCAAGCGTTTGTTTTGATGCGCTATATGTTTGCAGCGGTAAAAAATCTGCTGAAAATTTATTGAATGAAGATAATAAACCAGGAACGATTCTATTTGTAAATGAAGCATACAAGCATTGTAAGGCTATTTATTTTGGAACGGACACAGACGAAATATATAAAGCAAGCCAGGTAAGCAAAAAAACTCACGAAGATCCGGCCATCATCATTTCCGGCAGTAAAAGTTCTGATGAAACTTTTATAAATGCTGTAGCAAATCATAGAGTTTGGGAATTGGAAATGGAAAGGAATAATCCATCATAG